From Megalobrama amblycephala isolate DHTTF-2021 linkage group LG8, ASM1881202v1, whole genome shotgun sequence, the proteins below share one genomic window:
- the glulb gene encoding glutamine synthetase produces MATSASSKLSKAVKQQYMDLPQGDNVQAMYIWIDGTGEGLRCKTRTLDSEPKTIEELPEWNFDGSSTYQSEGSNSDMYLIPQAMFRDPFRKDPNKLVLCDVLKYNRKPAETNLRQMCKKIMDMVQNRHPWFGMEQEYTILGTDGHPFGWPSNGFPGPQGPYYCGVGADKAYGRDVVEAHYRACLYAGVKICGTNAEVMPAQWEFQVGPCEGIDMGDHLWIARFLLHRVCEDFGVVASFDPKPIPGNWNGAGCHTNFSTKEMREEGGLKHIEEAIERLAKRHQYHIRAYDPKGGLDNARRLTGHHETSNINEFSAGVANRGASIRIPRSVGQEMKGYFEDRRPSANCDPYAVTEALIRTCLLSEEGEEPMTYK; encoded by the exons ATGGCCACTTCAGCCAGTTCCAAGCTGAGCAAAGCTGTGAAACAGCAGTACATGGACCTCCCCCAGGGAGACAACGTTCAGGCTATGTACATCTGGATTGATGGAACCGGGGAGGGATTGAGGTGCAAGACCAGGACTCTAGATTCAGAACCTAAGACTATAGAAG AGCTTCCTGAATGGAATTTTGATGGGTCTAGCACATATCAGTCTGAGGGGTCCAACAGTGACATGTACTTGATACCCCAAGCCATGTTCAGAGACCCTTTCAGAAAGGACCCCAACAAACTGGTTCTGTGTGATGTTCTCAAATACAACCGCAAACCTGCTG AAACCAACCTTCGTCAGATGTGTAAAAAGATCATGGATATGGTACAGAACCGGCATCCTTGGTTTGGAATGGAACAGGAGTACACTATTCTCGGCACGGATGGTCATCCATTTGGTTGGCCCTCCAATGGCTTCCCTGGACCTCAAG GTCCATACTACTGTGGTGTGGGAGCTGATAAGGCCTACGGACGAGATGTTGTAGAAGCCCATTATAGAGCCTGTTTGTATGCTGGAGTAAAAATCTGTGGAACTAATGCTGAAGTCATGCCTGCACAG TGGGAATTCCAAGTTGGCCCTTGTGAGGGCATTGATATGGGAGACCATTTGTGGATAGCCCGCTTCCTCTTGCACAGAGTTTGTGAAGACTTCGGTGTTGTGGCCTCTTTTGACCCAAAGCCCATTCCAGGGAACTGGAATGGAGCTGGCTGCCACACCAACTTCAGTACCAAGGAGATGCGTGAGGAAGGGGGTTTGAA acaTATTGAGGAGGCAATTGAGAGGCTGGCCAAGAGACACCAGTACCATATCCGTGCCTATGATCCTAAAGGAGGGCTGGACAATGCCAGGCGACTAACTGGCCATCATGAGACCTCCAACATCAACGAGTTCTCTGCTGGAGTGGCTAACCGTGGTGCTAGCATCCGAATTCCACGATCTGTAGGCCAAGAAATGAAGGGCTACTTTGAAGACCGCCGTCCCTCAGCCAACTGCGATCCATACGCAGTCACCGAAGCTCTTATACGCACATGTCTGCTCAGTGAAGAGGGTGAAGAGCCAATGACATACAAGTGA